Sequence from the Rhodospirillales bacterium genome:
GCGCACCTTGGTCCGTCTCCTGGCGGGACCCGACGGCCGCGAGCCTCTCGGCGAACTACTCGACCTCGGTACCGGCACCGGACGGATGCTCGAATTGCTGGGGCCGCTCGCGTCGCGCTGCGAGGGGATCGATCTTTCCCACGACATGCTGACGCTCGCGCGCGCCGCGCTCGATCGCGCCCGTCTTGCCTCGGGCTCGGTCCGCCAGGGCGACCTCTACCGCCTGCCCTACGCCGAGGATGCGTTCGACGTCGCGGTCATCCACCAGGTGCTGCATTTCCTCGACGATCCCCTTCAGGCGGTCGCCGAGGCCGCGCGGATCCTGCGCCCGGGTGGGCGACTCGCCATCGCCGATTTCGCACCACACGCGGTCGAGGAACTGCGCGAACGCCACGCCCATCGTCGGCTCGGATTCGCCGAGGGCGAGGTACTCGGCTGGTGCCGCGAAGCCGGCCTCGACCCGGTCGGTGTCGCCCATATTCCGGGGCGCCCGCTCACAGTCACCATCTGGCTCGCGCGCAAGCCCAAGGCGGGCGAACCCAGGGCCGCGCTCGCGCGCTGGACCGTGCGCGCCCAGCAGACGCCCGCCTGACCCGCCACGAAACCCCGATCGTCCCCATGAAGGCCGACCTACCCGTGTTCCCGACCCGCGCCAGTTCCGCTGTCCGACCCGTGATCCAATCGATCTCGCCGCTCCCGGGCGACGTCCGGGTTTCGTTCGAATTCTTTCCGCCCAAGACCGAGGGGGCCGAAATCGCGCTATGGGAATGCATCCAACGACTGGCGCCGGTGCGACCCTCGTTCGTGTCCGTTACCTACGGCGCCGGCGGCTCGACCCGCGAGCGCACCCATGCGACCGTGCTGCGCATCCGGCGGGAAACCGCGCTCGAGCCCGCTGCGCATCTGACGTGCGTGAACGCCACCCGCGCGGAGGTCGACGCCGTCGCACGGCGTTATTGGGACGAGGGCATCCGTCACATTGTCGCACTGCGCGGCGATCCGCCCGACAGTCCGGGACCGGGACTCGGCAGCCCGCGCCTGCATCCCGCCGGCTACATTTTCGCCTCCGACCTGGTGGCGGGATTGAAACGCATCGCCGATTTCGAGATCAGCGTCGCCGCCTATCCTGAAACCCATCCCCAAGCGCGGAGCGCCGAAGATGATCTCGATAACTTGAAACGCAAGATCGATGCCGGCGCCTGCCGCGCCATGACCCAGTTCTTTTTCGAGCCGGACATATATTTCCGTTTTGTCGATCGCGCGCGCGCGCGCGGCATCGCGGTTCCCATCGTACCCGGCATCCTGCCGGTGACCAACTTCGCCCGTGTGCGCCAGTTCGCCAAGGCGTGCGGCGCGTCGCTGCCCGACTGGCTCGCCAATCTGTTCGAGGGGCTCGACGAAGACGCCGAAACGCGCAAGCTGGTTGCGGCCTCGGTTGCGGCCGAACAATGCCGGCTTCTGTTCGAGGGCGGCGTGCGCGAATTCCACTTCTACACCTTGAACCGCGCCGATCTGGTCTACGCCATCTGCCACGTCCTCGGTGTGCGCCCGCCCAAGGCAACCGCATCCGTTTCGGAGTCCGCCCAATGACCGCCGCCGCTCACGACGCCGCCGCGCGCCCCGATAGGGGCGCATCATTTGGCGCGCGCGGGGATTCGCCCGCGCGCCTGATCAAGCTGCACGAAGCGCTGAAAACCCGCATCCTGATCCTGGACGGGGCCATGGGCACCATGATCCAGAAACACAAGTTGAGCGAAGCCGACTTTCGCGGCGAGCGGTTCAAGGACTGGCCGCGCGATCTCAAGGGCAACAACGATCTGCTCACCCTTACCCGCCCCGACGTGATCCGCGAAATTCACGAAGCGTACCTTGCCGCCGGCGCCGACATCATCGAAACCAACACCTTCAATTCGACCTCCATCAGCCAGGCCGACTACGGCATGGAAGCG
This genomic interval carries:
- a CDS encoding metalloregulator ArsR/SmtB family transcription factor; its protein translation is MYIKSGSGASAASKELPGLFAAPEMLAALRAAAEPTRLRLLALLAEGELAVGEIAKILNQSQPRISRHLKLLAEAGLVERAPEGAWVFHRLARAGLGGRLTAWLAAGLDTSAGALAEDRARLATVRKERARAAAAYFRANAKNWDSLRRMHADDAEVERTLVRLLAGPDGREPLGELLDLGTGTGRMLELLGPLASRCEGIDLSHDMLTLARAALDRARLASGSVRQGDLYRLPYAEDAFDVAVIHQVLHFLDDPLQAVAEAARILRPGGRLAIADFAPHAVEELRERHAHRRLGFAEGEVLGWCREAGLDPVGVAHIPGRPLTVTIWLARKPKAGEPRAALARWTVRAQQTPA
- the metF gene encoding methylenetetrahydrofolate reductase; this translates as MKADLPVFPTRASSAVRPVIQSISPLPGDVRVSFEFFPPKTEGAEIALWECIQRLAPVRPSFVSVTYGAGGSTRERTHATVLRIRRETALEPAAHLTCVNATRAEVDAVARRYWDEGIRHIVALRGDPPDSPGPGLGSPRLHPAGYIFASDLVAGLKRIADFEISVAAYPETHPQARSAEDDLDNLKRKIDAGACRAMTQFFFEPDIYFRFVDRARARGIAVPIVPGILPVTNFARVRQFAKACGASLPDWLANLFEGLDEDAETRKLVAASVAAEQCRLLFEGGVREFHFYTLNRADLVYAICHVLGVRPPKATASVSESAQ